Within the Aeromicrobium sp. Root236 genome, the region CGGTGAGGTTCTCGCCGGTCGACGGGTCGAACAGGTGCATCTTGTCGGTGTCGATGAACAGCGTGGCGTCGTCGTCTTCCTTGACCTTGCTGTCGGAGTCCAGCGAGACGACGAGCTGCGTGCGCAGCGAGTCGCTGTCGGCCTCGCGGGCGAGCTCCTTGAGCTGTGCCTGGACCTCCGCCTCGGCCTCGTATGGCACGTACGCGTACTGCTGGTCACCCAGCCACTCACGGACGTCGATGTGAGCCTTGAACGTGCGCGACTCGTCGACGGAGCCGGACTGGATCACCGAGACGTCCTCGAAGTGCTCCGGTCGGATGCCGGCCATCAGCAGGCCCTTGCCGGCGGTCTTCTCGGCCTTGGCGCTGGGGATCGAGAACGTGCCGAACGGCAGGGTGACCTGGTCACCCTCGACGGTCGCGGGCAGGAAGTTCATCGGCGGCGAGCCGATGAACCCGGCCACGAAGAGGTTGACCGGCTGCTCGTAGAGCTCGCGGGGGGTGGCGAGCTGCTGCAGGATGCCGCGCTTCATGACCGCGACCCGGTCGCCCAGCGTCATGGCCTCGGTCTGGTCGTGCGTGACGTAGACCGTCGTGATGCCGAGCCGTTTCTGCAGGCGGGCGATCTCGGTGCGCATCTGGCCGCGGAGCTTGGCGTCGAGGTTGGACAGCGGCTCGTCGAACAGGAACGCCTTGGCCTCGCGCACGATCGCGCGGCCCATCGCGACGCGCTGGCGCTGGCCGCCCGACAGGTTGCCGGGCTTGCGCTGCAGGTGCTCGTCGAGGTCGAGCGTCTTGCTGGCGTCGCGGACCTTCTCGTCGATCTCCTTGTTGCTCATCTTCTGGAGTCGCAGCGGGAACGCGATGTTCTCGTAGACCGTGAGGTGGGGGTAGAGCGCGTAGTTCTGGAACACCATCGACAGGTTGCGCTCGCGCGGGGCGAGGTCGTTGACCCGGGTGCCGCCGATGATCATGTCGCCCGAGGTGATGTCCTCCAGGCCGACGATCATCCGCAGCAGCGTCGACTTCCCGCAGCCGGACGGTCCGACCAGGATCATGAACTCGCCGTCGGCGACGTCGATGCTGACGTCGTTGACGGCCGGGAAGCCGTCGCCGTACTTCTTGACGATGTTTTTCATCTCGATGGCAGCCATGGATCAACCCTTCACTGCGCCGGCGGTCAGGCCGGCGACGATCTTGCGCTGGAAGAACAGGACGAGGACGACGATGGGGACCGTGGCGACGACGGCACCCGCGGCCAGCAGCGACGCCGGCCGGTTGAACGGATCAGCCCCGACGAAGAACGACAGGGCGGCGGGAATGGGGCGGGCCTTCTCGGTCGAGGTGAGCGAGATGCCGAAGACGAAGTCGTTCCACGCGAAGAAGAACGTGAGGATCGCCGCGGTGAACACGCCGGGCGCCGCGAGCGGCACGATGACCTTGCGGAACGCCTGCCACGACGTGGCGCCGTCGACCTGGGCGGCCTGCTCCATCTCCCACGGGATCTCGCGGAAGAACGCCGACAGGGTCCAGATCGCCAGCGGCAACGTGAACGACATGTAGGGGATGATGAGCCCGATCCAGGTGTCGTAGATGCCGAACGTGCGCCACATGTCGAACAGCGGCCCGACGAGCGAGACGACCGGGAACATCGCGATGACCAGGGCCGTCGTCAGCACGAACTTCTTGCCCTTGAACTCGAGCCGCGCGATGGCATACGCCGCCAGGGTCGCGAGGATCACCGAGAGTGCCGTCGCGATCAGCGAGATGCCGATCGAGTTGAAGATCGCGTGCCGGAACTGCTCGTCGTGGAGGACGTCCTTGTAGTTCTTCCAACCGGCGCCGCCACCGTCAGAGGGGAAGAAGCCGGGGCTGCCGTTGGTGACGGCCTCCTGGGACTTGAACGACAGCGAGATGATCCAGGCCACCGGCAACAGGCACCAGAAGAGGATGAAGACGACACCGATTGCGGTGAGGATGCGGCCGCGAAGGTCCTTCATCTCAGTTCTCCTGTCGTGCGGCCGACAGGTCGACCTTGAAGAGCTTGACGATCCCGTAGGCCACGACCAGCACGGACAGGAACAGCAGGACGGAGAGCGCGGAGCCGATGCCCAGCTGGAACTGCTCGATCACCTGCCGGTAGGTCAGGAACGAGATCGACTCGGTGTGGTTGGCACCGGCGGTCATCACGAAGATGTTGTCGAAGATGCGGTAGGCGTCGAGGGCTCGGAACAGCACCGCCACCATGATCGCCGCCCGCATGTTGGGCAGGATCACCTTGTAGAGCCGCTGGAACCACGTCGCCCCGTCGACCTTGGCGGCCTCGAGCATGTCCTCGGAGACCTGCGCGAGCCCGGCCAGGAGCAGCAGCGACATGAACGGCGTGGTCTTCCAGATCTCCGACGCCATGATCGCGA harbors:
- a CDS encoding ABC transporter ATP-binding protein, which encodes MAAIEMKNIVKKYGDGFPAVNDVSIDVADGEFMILVGPSGCGKSTLLRMIVGLEDITSGDMIIGGTRVNDLAPRERNLSMVFQNYALYPHLTVYENIAFPLRLQKMSNKEIDEKVRDASKTLDLDEHLQRKPGNLSGGQRQRVAMGRAIVREAKAFLFDEPLSNLDAKLRGQMRTEIARLQKRLGITTVYVTHDQTEAMTLGDRVAVMKRGILQQLATPRELYEQPVNLFVAGFIGSPPMNFLPATVEGDQVTLPFGTFSIPSAKAEKTAGKGLLMAGIRPEHFEDVSVIQSGSVDESRTFKAHIDVREWLGDQQYAYVPYEAEAEVQAQLKELAREADSDSLRTQLVVSLDSDSKVKEDDDATLFIDTDKMHLFDPSTGENLTVGL
- a CDS encoding carbohydrate ABC transporter permease; this translates as MKDLRGRILTAIGVVFILFWCLLPVAWIISLSFKSQEAVTNGSPGFFPSDGGGAGWKNYKDVLHDEQFRHAIFNSIGISLIATALSVILATLAAYAIARLEFKGKKFVLTTALVIAMFPVVSLVGPLFDMWRTFGIYDTWIGLIIPYMSFTLPLAIWTLSAFFREIPWEMEQAAQVDGATSWQAFRKVIVPLAAPGVFTAAILTFFFAWNDFVFGISLTSTEKARPIPAALSFFVGADPFNRPASLLAAGAVVATVPIVVLVLFFQRKIVAGLTAGAVKG